GGGCAGCGCGGTGAAGCCGTGGTCCTTGAGGAACTTCGGGATGGCGTGCGCGGGCTTGTCCGCCAGTGCTTCCGGGCGGATGCCCAGCACGGCGATGCGCTTCGTGCGCGTGAGCAGCTCGCCAATGCCTTCCGCGTCTTCGATGAGGTTCTTGCGCCAGTCGTCCATGAGGCCTCCGCGCTCCTTCATAAGGAGGCCGCGGCCCTCACGCAGGGACTGTCAGCGGGGCGCGGCCTGGACCTGGATGGTACGGCAGGCCTCGGTGGCCAGGCGGACTTCCTCGGGGGTGGCGCCGGGGAGGCTGGCGCAGAGGAACAGGTCCTCTCCCACGCGCCGGGCGCCGAAGAACGCGGGCGCCTCCGGGCCCACGCCGCCGTCCGCCAGGGACGGGGCCATGGTCACGCGCAGGAGGGCGAAGGACGGGGTGTCCTCCTCCTGGTCCAGCGACAGCGTGAACTGCTTCATCTGCTGACGGACGGTGTCCGCCAGCGTCTCCGAGGAGGGCATCTGCTCGCCCTGCCCCGGCTTCAAATCCACGCGCAGCGCCGGGCGGCCGGGAGGGCCCGCCTGGAAGCTGCCGTCGGTGGCCACCTGCGCGGACCAGCCCGGCGGCAGCGGCACCTTCACGCCCGAGCGCAGCCCCGCGTCTTCCGACGTGAGGTCCTCGGCCGGCGTCTTCTTCTGGCAGCCCTCGCAGCCGCCGAACAGGACACCGAGCGAGACGAGCCCGAGGCCGATGAGCCCCGGGGTCTTCCGCGCGCTGGACGCGAACAGGCGCACCGTTACTTCTTCTCTCCGGGCGGGGGCGGGTTGCCGCCGCCCTTGCCGATGTTCTCCATCTTGAGGGAGCCCTCGAAGATGACGCCGCGGTCCATGGAGAGCGACGGCGTCTCCAGGTTGCCCTTCACGCGGCCCGGCTGCTTCAGCTCGATGAGCTGCGTGGCGCGCACGTTGCCTTCCACGGTGCCGTTGATGATGACGGTGCCGGCTTGAATCTCCGCCTGCACGCGGGCGCCGTCGCCAATGACGAGCACGTCCTTGGTGACGATCTGCCCGTTGAACTTGCCGTCGATTCGAACCTGACCCTCGAAGGTGAGCTTCCCCTCGAACTCGCTTCCCTTGCCCAGAAGCGTGTGAACCTCACCCGGACGCGTCGACACGAAATCCTCCTCCCGTTTGAACAGGGGCTTGCTGGGTGCTTCGTCTTTCTTCCCGCCAAGGAGCGCCACGCCCTACTCCTTCCTCAGAAGCTTCAACAGCCTGTCGAGGTCATCGTAGGAGAAGAAGTCGACTTCCAGGGTGCCTTTTCCCGGGCTTTTCTCCGACAGACGGACCTTTGTCCCCAACCGACGCTGCAGCTCCTCGGTGAGCGCCTTCACCTGCGGGCTCACCTTGGGCGCCGGCTTTCCTGAATCCTTGCCGCCCTTCGCGGACTTGCCCTGCTGGACCAGCCGCTCCGTGTCGCGCACGGACAGCTTCTTCTCCGTCACCTGCTTCGCCAGGTTCTGGAGCTCCGGCAGCCGGGGCACGCCGAGCAGCGCGCGGGCGTGGCCCATGGACAGCGACCCGTCCGCCACCATGGCCTTCACGTCCGGGGGCAGGGCCAGGAGGCGCAGCGCGTTCGCGACGGTGGAGCGCTCCTTGCCCACCTTCTGGGCCACCTGCTCCTGCGTGAGCTTGAACTCCTCCACCAGGCGCCGGTAGCCGTCCGCCTCTTCAATGGGGTTCAGGTCCGCGCGCTGGAGGTTCTCCACCAGGGCGAGCTCGAAGGACTCGGCCTCCGTGACCTCGCGCACGATGGCGGGGATCTCCTTCAGGCCCGCGGCCTGGGAGGCGCGCCAGCGGCGCTCGCCCGCGATGATGAGGTAGCCGTCGCCGCCCTTGTTCGGGTTCTTCCGGACGAGGATGGGCTGGAGCAGGCCCTGCGCCTTGATGGACTCGGTGAGTTCGTGGAGCTTCGTCTCGTCGAAGTGGCGGCGGGGCTGGAGCGGGTCGCGGTGGATGGACTCGATGGCCAGCTTGAGCACGCCGGGCTTCGGCGGCGGGGCGGCCGGCGCCGGAGCGGCGGGGGCGGCCTGGGGGATGAGGGCGGACAGGCCCCGGCCCAGGGCGCGCTTCTGGGTGTCTGCGTTCTTCTGCACGGCGGTTGGGAACTCCCCGCGCCGGCCTGAGACCGGCGCGCATGGGCCTTGAGTGCTTCACGGCGAACCGGGCACCCGGTCCCACCATTCACATCTCTCTATTAAGGAGGCGACCGGTCAGGCGACCCGGCGCTTGGACGGCTTGGGGGAGTCCCGGCGCATCAGCTCGCGGCCCAGGGCCAGGTAGCTCTCGCAGCCCTTGGACTTGATGTCGTACAGGATGATCGGCTTGCCGAAGGACGGGCACTCGGACAGGCGCACGTTGCGCGGCACGACGGCCTGGAAGACCTGGTCCTTGAAGTAGCCGCGCACCTCATCCACGACCTGGTGGGCGATGTTGGCGCGCGCGTCGAACATGGTCAGGAGGATGCCCTCCATCTTCAGCGAGGGGTTGAGCCCCTGCTTGACCAGGTCGATGGTGTGCGTGAGCTGCGACAGACCCTCGAGCGCGTAGTACTCGCACTGTAGCGGGATGAGGACGGAGTCCGCGGTCACCAGCGCGTTGAGCGTGAGCAGGCCGAGCGAGGGCGGACAGTCGATGATGATGTAGTCGTACTTGTCCTTGAGCGGCAGCAGGGCTTCGCGCAGGCGGAACTCGCGGCGCTCCTGGTTGACGAGTTCGACCTCCGCGCCGGTGAGGTCGGGCGTGGCGGGGATGACCTGGAGGAAGCGCAGCTCGGTGGGGTGGACCAGCTCCGAAGCGGGGCGGCCTCCGAGGAGTGCGTCGTAGACGGTGCCGGTGAGGTTCTCGCGCTTGAGGCCCAGGCCGCTGCCGGCGTTGCCCTGGGGGTCCATGTCCACCAGCAGGGTGCGGCGCTCCGCGGAGGCGAGGCTCGCGGCGAGGTTGATGGCGGTGGTGGTCTTACCCACGCCGCCCTTCTGGTTGGAGATGCAGATGATACGACCCACGTGGCCCATCCTCTCTCGCCCCGGCTGACGCCAGAGCCCCGCCCGCGGTTCGCGCGGACGTGCGCGCGAATCGGGGCCTGATCAGGCAGCTAGCACGGGGTTCGAGGACGGATCAATTTCCCATCCAAGGTGGGACGCGAGCCCTGCCCGGCCCCTCGCTCGGGGGCCCGTGCGCGGTGGAAATTCACGCGGATGAGGGTGGCTGCGAGTGCCTGCTCGGCTGCTTCCAGGGTGGTGATTCCGTGCGGGGCGGAAGGGTGTTGGGTTTTTCAGGGGGTCCCGCGCGGAGATTTCGTGACGGCGGCTTCGCGCGGTTCGCGGATCCGGCGTTTCACGTGGAACGGGTTGGGCTTCGTGGGTTCGTGCGGCGGGTGGATTTCGCGCGAGCCGGTGCGGCGACTTCGGTCCGTGGGTTCCGGATTCGCGGCGGCGTGGACGCAGCTCAGGCGCGCCGTTGGACCCTGGTGGCCGTTCACGCGGTTCGCCGTGAGGCACGGCGTCCATCATCGGTCCGGCAGGCGCGCGGACCGTGGATGCGGGGGCCCAGCCACGGCCGCCGACGGTTCCACGTGGAACCCGCGCCATGCCGCTGCGAGCACGACGCCGTTCAACGCATGCGGCACCTTGAAGGTGAGCGAGTCCGCGCGGCCGACATCTCGCGATGCGAACACGGGTCTGGGACTTCGCCCACGGACCCTCGCTCAACGCGGCGGCACATCGAACATGAGCCGGTTCACGCGACCGGCGTCCTGGTGCGAACGGCCGGGCCACCACTTTCCACGAACCGAGCTTGAGGCGCGGGGGCATCGATGGGTCGCGCACATGAGCGACCGCCCGCGGATGCGCACCGCGAGGTGAACGGACTGCCTGGCCACGCTTCGCACGAACCCACTCCACCGGACGGCGCTTCGAAGATGCGCCGGTCTCCGCCACTTCTCGCGCCTCCCCATCCAATGCGGGCGGGACATCGAAGGCGAGTCACGCGGCATGAACGGATGCGAGCACCGCCACGCAGCCGCACGGTCCGACCTTCCGGAACCGCGTCAGTTGAAGGTCGCCCATCCAGCCAGCCGTTCCACGTGGAGCACGCATGAGGTCGAGCACCGCCATCCTGAGAACCGGTCCAACGCGCTTCGCGGACCACGCCCACTGAAGTCGCGCGCCAGCGCCAACAGGCTCCACGAGGAACACGCATGAGCACGCGAACTTCGTCATGAGGAAGAGCGGTCCGTGCGTTTCGCGGACCGCGCCAACCCGAGCCTCGCGCTCTGCCCCTAGCTTCCACGCGGAACACGAGTGAGCACGCGAACCTCGCCATGCGGAAGGACGGTCCGGTGCGTTTCGCGGACCACCCCACAACCCAAGGCCACGCATCCGTACCTTCAGGTTCCACGTGGAACACGCATGAGGTCGAGCGTCGCCATGCGGAAGAACGGTCCGGTGCGTTTTGCGGACCACGCCCACTGAAGTCGCGCGCCCGCCGGTTCCACGTGGAACACGCGCGAGCGCCCGAACCCACGATGCCGAAGGACACTCCGGTGCGTTTCGCGGACCAGCCCAACCCAAGGCCGCACATCCGTGCCGCGCGTTCCACGTGGAACACGCACGGACTCACGATGCGCGACAACGGCCCAGCGCGCTTCGCGGACCACGCCGACCCAAGGCCGCACATCCCGCGCTGCACACGCGTGAGTTCGCGAACCTCGCCGTGTGGAGAACCAGTCCAACGCGCTTCGCGGGCCGTGCCGACCAACGACCTCGCTTCCGAGCCACGCGTTCCACGCGCACGCCAGGGCGAGCACACGATTCGATGCGCGGCGTCCCGCACAGATCTCATCAACCAGGTTCCCAGCTCAGCACCGCTTCAAGTGCACCCCGTCACACCGCTTCGAACAGACGGCGCGAAGAACTACGGCGGCTGCGGTCGCGAGCACATGCGCGAAGAAAGTCGCCGCATCCATCGTGGCCAAGGGCGCATCTCAGCGCGCCGGGCTCACGCGGTCGTTCCACGTGGAACACGAGCACGCCATCTCACGCGCTTGCAGTGAGCACCGGCACATCAACCACAGGCCGGTGAAGCACGGGACAGAAGCCGCGATGACCTGCCTGTTCAGCCAGTGGATCCACCAGCACGTTCCACGTGGAACACGCTCAAGCCGTCCCAACCACCGCGCATCGAAGAGCCTTCAGCGCTTCATACGAACCGGAGTGGCTGAAGACACGGTCCCCACCATGAGGTTCCACGTGGAACACGCGTCCGCGCCCGCGACCACGCGCAACGGGAACACCGGTCCCGCACCGTTCATGAACACAGCGCCACGAAGCGGTGGATCCACCAGCACGTTCCACGTGGAACACGGCTTCACTTTCTTCGAGCACCGAATCCATCGGTGCTCGTTGAGCGCTGATGCCCGCTTCAGCCGCCGCTTCCATACCGGGA
The sequence above is drawn from the Corallococcus sp. NCRR genome and encodes:
- the bacM gene encoding bactofilin BacM: MALLGGKKDEAPSKPLFKREEDFVSTRPGEVHTLLGKGSEFEGKLTFEGQVRIDGKFNGQIVTKDVLVIGDGARVQAEIQAGTVIINGTVEGNVRATQLIELKQPGRVKGNLETPSLSMDRGVIFEGSLKMENIGKGGGNPPPPGEKK
- a CDS encoding ParB/RepB/Spo0J family partition protein, whose product is MQKNADTQKRALGRGLSALIPQAAPAAPAPAAPPPKPGVLKLAIESIHRDPLQPRRHFDETKLHELTESIKAQGLLQPILVRKNPNKGGDGYLIIAGERRWRASQAAGLKEIPAIVREVTEAESFELALVENLQRADLNPIEEADGYRRLVEEFKLTQEQVAQKVGKERSTVANALRLLALPPDVKAMVADGSLSMGHARALLGVPRLPELQNLAKQVTEKKLSVRDTERLVQQGKSAKGGKDSGKPAPKVSPQVKALTEELQRRLGTKVRLSEKSPGKGTLEVDFFSYDDLDRLLKLLRKE
- a CDS encoding ParA family protein; translation: MGRIICISNQKGGVGKTTTAINLAASLASAERRTLLVDMDPQGNAGSGLGLKRENLTGTVYDALLGGRPASELVHPTELRFLQVIPATPDLTGAEVELVNQERREFRLREALLPLKDKYDYIIIDCPPSLGLLTLNALVTADSVLIPLQCEYYALEGLSQLTHTIDLVKQGLNPSLKMEGILLTMFDARANIAHQVVDEVRGYFKDQVFQAVVPRNVRLSECPSFGKPIILYDIKSKGCESYLALGRELMRRDSPKPSKRRVA